Part of the Shewanella eurypsychrophilus genome is shown below.
TATTAGGTATTGCTGTTTAAATGCTTGCCACATAGTTGACCTCAAATTTGTTAGATCTATAAAAATAGATATAGCGAAAATTACCAAGCGCGATTGTCAAAGTTTGGAATAGCTCTCCTATTTTTTCTCTGTCTGACAAAAGGCCTGTATGAGATCGTTTCCCGGAAACAGCCTTTATAGCCGCTGTCATTGGGTGATTGATACCAATCGGTATTAATACTATTGGTATAATGAGAAATATCTTGAATGATCGAGGGGATCTAGGCTGAGATTTTCTTATTATTTTAAATTGATGTCACTGGGATGCAAATGAATCGCAGTCAGTTTACTTGCATCAGATTATATGCTGTAAACAAACTCAAGATGTGTGACCCACCTCACGCATAAGTCAGGAAGTCCCAGTGCAGCAAGTCAACCGTGATGGGTCTAACGTTTCAACGCCAGCTGTGGGACAAAATAACTAATACTCATCGGAATAAGATTTAAAAATGACAAAACAGGTATAGATACAAGAGGGAATAAAAAACGTCAGCCTTTTATGGCTGACGTTATTGTTTTATACCAGTTGGTATTAGGCTTTTTGTAAGTCGCTAACTGACTTGGCTAGGTCGCCGCTTTCATATTGCGAGTAAATTCGCCAAGTTTAGCAAGTAGCGTGACTTCATCATCTTTGTGGGCTGCGATGATCTTAACCACCGCCGAGCCGGAGATAACCCCTGCTGCCCCGGCTTGGATGGCGGCTTTCACTTGGCTTGGCTCGGCGATGCCGAAGCCTAGCAGTGGTGGCGCACCGTTAAATTCTTTCAATCGAGATAAAATCTCACCGATAGGCATACCCGCTTTAGACTCGGTACCAGTCACCCCTGCGCGCGATAGTAAGTAAGTATAACCTTCACCTTTCTCACTCACTTGTTGCAATGTTTCTCTATCTGCATTTGGTGGTGCGATAAAGATAGGACAAACATTGTGGGCCTTAGCCGATACGATAAAAGGCTCTGCTTCCTCAACGGGTAC
Proteins encoded:
- the trpA gene encoding tryptophan synthase subunit alpha → MTESKQAGRYQAAFAALKAKNQGAFVPFVTLGDPSPELSLKIIDCLVDNGADALELGFPFSDPLADGPVIQGANLRSLEAGTTPTQCFEMLTSIRAKYSDLPIGLLLYANLVYTKSIDTFYASAQAAGVDSVLIADVPVEEAEPFIVSAKAHNVCPIFIAPPNADRETLQQVSEKGEGYTYLLSRAGVTGTESKAGMPIGEILSRLKEFNGAPPLLGFGIAEPSQVKAAIQAGAAGVISGSAVVKIIAAHKDDEVTLLAKLGEFTRNMKAAT